The Fundulus heteroclitus isolate FHET01 chromosome 13, MU-UCD_Fhet_4.1, whole genome shotgun sequence genome contains a region encoding:
- the LOC118556120 gene encoding macoilin-1-like: MKRRNADCSKLRRPIKRNRITEGIYSSTFLYLKFLVVWVLVLLADFVLEFRFEYLWPFWLFIRSVYDSFRYQGLAFSVFFVCVAFTSDIICLLFIPVQWLFFAASTYVWVQYVWHTERGVCLPTVSLWILFVYIEAAIRFKDLKNFHVDLCRPFAAHCIGYPVVTLGFGFKSYVSYKMRLRKQKEVQKENEFYMQLLQQALPPEQQMLQRQEREAEEAALTKGISEVEPTVVSQNGAPPGKKSSSVTLPELEYREKGKDSTAKEREGKKQNTVGINNNSIIHTLDSKLQETEFIENYVGTKRLNNDLAGENTLADGSAHTAAKEEMGGTGKNYKNAGGGTNSSPRNHSSTNGSLPSGSSANKNEKKQKGSGKGQKDPVENCIPNNQLGKPDTLVRLEQDVKRLKADLQANRQLESELRSQLSSLSSQDRSLRSELGLLRQDNELLQNKLHSAVQAKQKDKQTISQLEKRLKAEQEARALAEKQLAEERKRKKMEEARAVALAAATRVESTDSLRGRIRELETECKKLSMDMKLKEEQIRDLEGKCQELRKYKENEKDTEVLMSALSAMQEKTQHLENSLSAETRIKLDLFSALGDAKRQLEIAQGQIHQREQEIVELKQKIAEVMAVMPSLSYSSDGSNLSPVTPHYSSKFMDNSPSSLDPNASVYQPLKK; this comes from the exons ATGAAGCGGCGCAATGCGGACTGCAGCAAACTCCGACGGCCGATAAAACGGAACCGAATCACCGAGGGTATATATAGCAG CACGTTCCTGTACCTGAAGTTCCTGGTGGTGTGGGTTTTAGTTCTGCTGGCCGACTTTGTGCTGGAGTTCAGGTTCGAGTACCTGTGGCCTTTCTGGCTTTTCATCCGAAGTGTCTACGACTCCTTCAGATATCAGGGTCTG GCGTTCTCCGTTTTCTTCGTTTGTGTGGCGTTTACGTCGGACATCATATGCCTCCTCTTCATCCCCGTCCAGTGGTTGTTTTTTGCAGCCAGCACCTACGTATGGGTCCAGTATGTCTGGCACACAG AGAGAGGAGTCTGTCTGCCCACCGTTTCGCTGTGGATCCTGTTTGTGTACATCGAAGCTGCCATACGGTTCAAAGATCTGAAGAATTTCCATGTAGATCTCTGTCGACCCTTTGCTGCTCACTG TATCGGCTACCCGGTGGTGACCCTGGGCTTCGGCTTCAAGAGCTACGTGAGCTATAAGATGCGACTGAGGAAACAGAAAGAAGTGCAAAAAGAGAACGAGTTTTACATGCAGCTCCTACAGCAGGCGTTACCGCCGGAGCAACAGATGCTGCAGAGACAGGAGCGAGAAGCAGAAGAAG CTGCCTTAACCAAGGGAATCTCTGAGGTAGAACCCACAGTCGTTTCCCAGAACGGAGCGCCACCTGGGAAGAAAAGCTCTTCGGTCACTTTGCCGGAGCTGGAGTATCGTGAAAAGGGGAAGGACAGTACGGCAAAGGAGCGAGagggcaaaaaacagaacacggTGGGAATCAATAACAACAGTATTATACATACACTGGACTCCAAGCTACAGGAGACAGAATTTATCGAGAACTACGTCGGGACAAAGAGACTGAACAACGACCTGGCAGGGGAGAACACGCTCGCCGACGGGAGCGCGCACACGGCTGCGAAAGAGGAAATGGGGGGAACGGGAAAGAACTACAAAAATGCCGGCGGGGGCACCAACTCGTCCCCACGCAACCACAGCTCCACAAACGGCAGTCTGCCGTCGGGCTCCTCGGCCAATAAGAACGAGAAGAAGCAGAAGGGGTCGGGGAAGGGGCAGAAGGATCCGGTGGAGAACTGTATTCCTAACAACCAGCTGGGAAAGCCGGACACCCTGGTCCG GTTGGAGCAGGACGTGAAGCGCCTGAAGGCAGACCTGCAGGCCAACAGGCAGCTGGAGTCTGAGCTGCGCAGCCAGCTCTCCTCTCTGAGCAGCCAGGACCGCAGCCTGCGCTCCGAACTGGGCCTGCTGCGACAGGACAACGAGCTGCTGCAAAACAA GCTTCACAGTGCTGTCCAGGCCAAGCAGAAGGACAAGCAGACGATATCCCAGCTGGAGAAGAGGCTGAAGGCCGAGCAGGAGGCCCGAGCTCTGGCTGAAAAACAGCTGGCCgaggagagaaagaggaagaagatggaggaggcCAGAGCTGTAGCTTTAGCTGCTGCTACCAG AGTGGAGTCCACTGATTCTCTTCGAGGTCGTATCAGAGAGCTGGAGACGGAGTGCAAGAAGCTCAGCATGGACATGAAGCTCAAGGAGGAGCAGATAAGGGATCTGGAGGGAAAGTGTCAG GAGCTGCGCAAGTATAAAGAGAACGAGAAGGACACAGAGGTGCTGATGTCGGCGCTGTCAGCCATGCAGGAGAAGACCCAGCATCTGGAGAACAGCCTCAGTGCTGAGACCAGGATCAAACTGGACCTGTTCTCTGCACTGGGAGATGCCAAGAGGCAGCTGGAGATAGCACAAG GCCAGATCCACCAGAGGGAGCAGGAGATTGTGGAGCTGAAGCAGAAGATAGCAGAGGTCATGGCGGTGATGCCCAGCCTGTCCTACTCTTCAGACGGCAGCAACCTGAGCCCAGTCACCCCGCACTACTCATCCAAGTTCATGGACAATAGTCCCTCCTCCCTGGACCCCAACGCCTCAGTCTACCAGCCCCTGAAGAAGTGA
- the LOC118556103 gene encoding LOW QUALITY PROTEIN: serum response factor-binding protein 1-like (The sequence of the model RefSeq protein was modified relative to this genomic sequence to represent the inferred CDS: deleted 1 base in 1 codon), producing MINTKETIMPSVEEKEMEEEEEEEDEEEEENDEEEDATSSDDDVEEEDEEGAGEKEAEPSSQAAKEGTPLSAEETQKPSDVLNLNNEVVKMRKEVKRVKALIIRKLTRQIAALKKKKGNEAETERNQRRAARLLEEVHSMKKLPPDSVTKTALQKNLNFDQVCKDPKSTISDRAVARITSHPQFRKKIESIKAAVAAFKEEHMKGGKRGGDPKGQRQPEKATRPSPDTRRDGKRQEKERDSAVNTQIQDDEERAAAVPKGGKTSGKEENVTRPPATPDVHRRVKAESPRDESALVQSSGANSSTTPKPQSKVQEKSPSLESAPQLVPKSADEEESDVESSDDEEKEYFDDSTEERFHKQSSQSEESDEDDFFIGKVSKFKKKKKQTSGEGEEKPDNAQEGKKDSGNAKTDKLQSELDELESRLKSKALTAQSLFCASLAGGKGGRGGDKGRGGGKSGRGFSKLDRFTKQDNRTSDSGSKFSKPLPEGRRPGSDRTEWGSAGGGRGKDVRKQKERRGGGFSSHQPPQPALHPSWEASKKRKEQQGQILAFQGKKIKFDDDD from the exons ATGATTAACACCAAAGAGACAATTATGCCATCTGTTGAAGAGAAGGAgatggaggaagaagaagaagaagaagacgaggaggaggaggagaatgatgaagaggaagatgcgACGAGTTCAGATGATGATGttgaggaggaagatgaggaagGAGCAGGTGAAAAGGAAGCTGAGCCATCGTCGCAAGCTGCAAAGGAAGGCACGCCCTTATCTGCCGAGGAGACGCAGAAGCCGTCTGATGTCCTGAACCTAAACAACGAGGTGGTGAAGATGAGGAAGGAGGTGAAGAGGGTTAAGGCGCTGATCATCAGGAAGCTCACTCGTCAGATCGCTgccctgaagaagaagaaggggaaCGAGGCGGAAACCGAGCGCAACCAGAGGCGAGCCGCgaggctgctggaggaggtCCACAGCATGAAGAAGCTCCCTCCTGACTCG GTGACCAAGACAGCTTTGCAGAAGAACCTCAACTTTGACCAGGTTTGCAAAGACCCCAAGTCTACCATATCCGACCGAGCTGTGGCGCGCATCACCAGCCACCCTCAGTTCAGGAAGAAGATCGAGAGCATCAAAGCTGCCGTCGCAGCCTTCAAAGAGGAGCACATGAAGGGCGGGAAACGGGGGGGTGACCCGAAAGGTCAGAGACAACCCGAAAAAGCCACTCGGCCGTCACCAGACACGAGACGAGACggaaaaaggcaggaaaaagaaagagacagcGCCGTGAACACACAGATCCAGGACGATGAAGAACGAGCAGCAGCTGTCCCTAAAGGTGGTAAAACATCTGGGAAGGAAGAGAATGTGACACGGCCACCAGCTACCCCTGATGTTCACCGGCGAGTA AAAGCGGAGTCTCCCCGCGACGAATCTGCTTTGGTTCAAAGCAGCGGCGCAAACAGCAGCACGACGCCCAAGCCCCAAAGTAAAGTCCAAGAAAAGAGCCCCAGCCTTGAGTCTGCTCCCCAATTAGTCCCCAAAAGTGCAGATGAAGAAGAGAGTGACGTAGAGTCGTCAGACGATGAAGAGAAGGAGTACTTTGACGACAGCACAGAGGAGCGTTTTCACAAGCAGTCCTCCCAGTCGGAGGAGAGCGACGAAGACGACTTCTTCATAGgaaaagttagcaaattcaagaagaagaaaaaacagacaagCGGCGAAGGGGAGGAGAAGCCGGATAACGCACAGGAAGGGAAAAAAGACTCGGGCAACGCGAAAACCGACAAGCTCCAGAGCGAACTGGATGAGCTGGAGTCCAGGTTGAAGTCCAAAGCGCTCACAGCTCAGTCTTTGTTCTGCGCGTCGCTGGCTGGGGGTAAGGGCGGACGGGGCGGCGACaaagggaggggaggggggaaatCTGGCCGAGGGTTTAGCAAACTAGACCGCTTCACGAAGCAGGACAACAGAACTTCAGATTCTGGGTCCAAGTTCAGCAAGCCCCTCCCTGAAGGCAGACGGCCCGGGTCTGACAGGACAGAATGGGGATCTGCCGGGGGAGGAAGAGGCAAAGATGTCCGAAAGCAGAAGGAGCGCAGGGGAGGAGGCTTCTCCTCCCATCAGCCGCCGCAGCCGGCACTCCATCCATCCTGGGAGGCCAGCAAGAAGAGGAAGGAGCAGCAGGGACAGATCCTGGCCTTCCAAGGGAAGAAGATTAAATTTGACGACGATGACTGA